From a single Lolium rigidum isolate FL_2022 chromosome 7, APGP_CSIRO_Lrig_0.1, whole genome shotgun sequence genomic region:
- the LOC124676912 gene encoding calmodulin-binding transcription activator CBT, producing MAGASGREPLLRSEIHGFITYADLNFEKLKAEAAARWFRPNEIYAVLANNERFKVHAQPIDKPVSGTIVLYDRKVVRNFRKDGHDWKKKKDGKTVQEAHEKLKIGNEERVHVYYARGEHNPNFFRRCYWLLDKEAERIVLVHYRQTSEENAIAHPSTEAEAEAPTVNVIQYNTSPPTSADSVSAHTELSFSTPAPEEINSHGGSAISSETGGSTLEEFWVHLLESSMNKDTSSCGGSVAFSQQIEYGPKDSESNINIANNVPANHVGALDHQGDQPQYLLTQDLDSISQQFLNSSQKTLVDGNIPNDVPARENSLGLWKYLNDDSPCLGDNIVSNEKFFNITDFSPEWSYSTEHTKILVVGHYNEHYTHPGGSNMYGIFGDNCVAAHMVQTGVYRFMVGPHTPGQVEFYLTLDGKTPISEVLSFEYRSMPGSSLQTALKPLDDEYMKSKLQMQMRLARLLFVTNKKKIAPRLLVEGSKVSNLISASPEKEWTDLWKIASDSEGTHVPATEDLLELVMRNRLQEWLLERVIGGHKSTGRDDLGQGPIHLCSFLGYTWAIRLFSASGFSLDFRDSSGWTALHWAAYHGRERMVAALLSAGANPSLVTDPTSDSPGGCTPADLAAKQGYVGLAAYLAEKGLTAHFESMSLSKDTGRSPSRTKLTKVQSEKFENLSEQELCLKESLAAYRNAADAASNIQAALRDRTLKLQTKAIQLANPEIQAAAIVAAMRIQHAFRNYNKKKEMRAAARIQNHFRTWKVRRNFTNMRRQAIRIQAAYRGHQVRRQYRKVIWSVGVVEKAILRWRKKRKGLRGIANGMPVEMTVDVEPASTAEEGFFQASRQQAEDRFNRSVVRVQALFRCHRAQHEYRRMRIAHEEAKLEFSEEQKQGPGHRS from the exons GTGGTACTATTGTTCTGTATGATCGTAAGGTCGTCCGTAACTTCCGAAAGGATGGTCATGATTGGAAGAAAAAGAAGGATGGCAAGACTGTCCAAGAAGCCCATGAAAAACTGAAG ATAGGTAATGAAGAGAGGGTTCATGTCTATTACGCTCGAGGTGAGCATAATCCAAATTTCTTTAGGAGATGCTACTGGCTGCTTGACAA AGAGGCTGAACGCATAGTTCTTGTGCATTATCGTCAAACATCTGAG GAAAATGCCATAGCACATCCTAGCACAGAAGCCGAAGCAGAAGCGCCTACAGTAAATGTGATTCAATATAATACCTCTCCTCCGACTTCAGCAGATTCAGTCTCTGCTCATACTGAGCTATCATTCTCTACTCCTGCACCAGAGGAAATTAACTCACATGGTGGCAGTGCAATTTCTAGTG AAACTGGCGGCTCTACTCTGGAGGAGTTTTGGGTACATCTACTCGAGTCATCTATGAATAAGGATACTTCTTCTTGCG GAGGATCCGTGGCATTCAGTCAGCAGATTGAATATGGACCGAAGGATTCTGAAAGTAACATCAACATTGCAAATAAT GTACCTGCAAACCATGTTGGAGCTCTGGATCATCAAGGAGACCAGCCTCAATACCTTCTAACACAAGATCTAGATTCTATATCACAGCAATTTCTAAATTCTTCGCAGAAAActctagtggatggtaatattccTAATGATGTGCCTGCTAGGGAGAACAGTCTCGGACTGTGGAAGTACTTGAATGATGACAGTCCTTGTTTAGGGGATAATATTGTGAGCAACGAAAAATTCTTCAACATCACTGATTTCTCCCCAGAATGGTCTTACTCGACAGAGCATACCAAG ATCCTGGTGGTTGGGCACTACAATGAGCACTACACACATCCTGGTGGTTCCAATATGTACGGTATCTTTGGTGATAATTGTGTTGCTGCACATATGGTTCAAACTGGTGTTTATCGTTTCATGGTTGGACCACATACACCTGGACAAGTGGAGTTTTATTTGACTCTGGATGGGAAAACGCCGATCAGCGAGGTTTTGAGTTTTGAGTATCGTAGTATGCCTGGCAGTTCATTGCAGACTGCGTTGAAGCCTTTGGACGATGAATACATGAAGTCAAAGCTTCAGATGCAGATGAGACTAGCTCGTCTACTGTTTGTTACAAACAAGAAAAAGATAGCACCAAGGCTTCTTGTCGAAGGTAGCAAAGTTTCCAATCTCATCTCGGCATCGCCAGAGAAGGAATGGACGGATCTGTGGAAAATTGCTAGTGATTCTGAAGGTACACATGTTCCTGCTACCGAGGACTTGCTTGAATTAGTAATGCGGAATAGATTGCAAGAATGGCTTTTGGAAAGAGTAATTGGAGGCCATAAGTCAACCGGCCGTGATGATCTAGGACAAGGACCTATCCATCTATGTTCTTTCCTTGGGTATACTTGGGCTATCCGCTTGTTTTCTGCGTCCGGGTTCTCCTTGGATTTTCGTGATTCTTCTGGCTGGACAGCTCTACACTGGGCTGCATATCACGGAAG GGAAAGAATGGTTGCTGCTCTTTTATCTGCTGGAGCAAATCCAAGCCTGGTTACAGATCCTACATCGGATTCCCCTGGTGGATGCACTCCTGCTGATCTGGCAGCAAAACAAGGTTATGTGGGCTTAGCTGCATATCTTGCTGAGAAAGGATTGACCGCACATTTTGAGTCTATGTCACTGTCCAAGGATACTGGGCGATCACCATCAAGGACGAAACTGACAAAAGTACAGAGCGAGAAGTTTGAGAATCTTAGTGAACAAGAACTTTGCTTAAAAGAATCTTTAGCGGCCTATCGAAATGCTGCTGATGCTGCTAGTAATATCCAAGCCGCACTAAGGGATAGAACCCTTAAGCTCCAAACAAAAGCAATTCAGTTGGCTAATCCTGAGATTCAAGCAGCTGCGATAGTTGCTGCTATGAGGATTCAGCATGCATTCCGGAACTACAATAAAAAGAAAGAGATGAGAGCTGCTGCACGAATACAAAATCATTTCCGCACATGGAAGGTCAGAAGGAACTTCACAAACATGCGAAGACAAGCTATCAGAATACAG GCTGCATACCGAGGCCATCAAGTGAGACGTCAGTACCGCAAGGTAATCTGGTCTGTTGGAGTTGTGGAGAAAGCTATTTTGCGATGGAGAAAGAAGAGAAAAGGCTTGCGCGGCATTGCAAATGGAATGCCAGTAGAAATGACAGTGGATGTGGAACCTGCAAGCACCGCAGAGGAAGGTTTCTTCCAGGCAAGCCGGCAACAAGCTGAGGACAGGTTTAATAGATCAGTGGTACGTGTTCAAGCTCTGTTTCGTTGTCATCGGGCACAACATGAGTACCGGAGGATGAGGATTGCTCATGAGGAGGCCAAG CTGGAGTTCAGTGAAGAGCAGAAGCAGGGACCGGGACACAGGAGCTGA